TCGTCTATCTGCGAAGCCTCATGAACTCATCAGGCGCGCGGCCGCCTGCGGCTGATGGTGAGGAGGATGTTGAGGGGAGTGTGGTTGCGTGATACGCTTCCCACACACCCACGCCCCCACCGGGCCGCGTGAGGCCCATTCAGGAGAGGCATGCCCAAGAAGGAACGCAAACGCCTGCAGGTGGTCATCAGCGACGAACAGGATGCCCTGCTGACACGGACCGCTTATGAGTTGTCTAGCCCCGAACGGCTGATCAGCAAGAGTGAAGTGGTCCGGCTGGCCATCGAGAAGATCGCCCGCGAACTCGGGGACGGCGAGCCGCTCGACGGCTTCCGGGCCCTGCTGGAAAATGAGGATCCCGAGGCCGACAGCTAGAACCACAGGGCGCCGCGGCATCACAGAACTGGCGGAACGGACCAAACCCCGTTGCGCCAGTTTTTTTCACGGCGTCCACGTGATCGGGAGCGACCGTGCAGGCCAGGCGGGTGGGCTCAGGGGGCCTGCTGGGCGTAGGGCGTGCCCAGCACCCGCCGCGCCCCCAGGTACCGCGGGGCCCAGTAGCGGTCGGTCATCAGCGCGTCAATGCTGACCTTGCCCCGGTAGCTGTTGGCGCTCACGAAGGTGTCGTCTCCCAGGTAGATGCCCACATGGGACACCCGGCCCCGGCCCTCGGTGTCGAAGAACAGCAGGTCGCCGGGCTGCAACTGCCCCGCCTCGACCGGCAGGCCCGTCCGCGCCTGATCGGCACTGACCCGGGGCAGGCGTACGCCCAGCGGCGTAAACACCTGCAGGACGAAGCCGCTGCAGTCCAGGCCAGCGCGGGTGGTGCCACCGTAGACATACGGCGTGTCGAGCATGGCGAGCGCCGCGCTGCGCCAGTCGCTGGAAAGCGCGGGCAGGGCCTCGGGAGGAGCGGGCAGCGGCTCGGGCGCTGCCCAGGACGGCCCGAGCGCGGCGGTGGGGAGCGCAGGCTGTTCTCCCGCCGCACTCCGGAGAGGAGCCGACAGCGCTGTCGGAAGTACCAAAGGGGGCAGCCCCCCCGACGAAGTCTGGAGGGGCTGGGAGTTGGAGGAAGCGGCCGGAGCCTGAGCGGGCTGGAACGGGGCGGTGGCGAGGGGGGCCACGACCGGAGCGGCGGGCCGGATGGCGGAGACGGGCAATTTCAGCACCTGACCCACCGTCAGCACCGCGCCGACCGGCAGCAGGTTCTCGGCGAGCAGGGCGTCCACACTCACGCCGTAACGGCGCGACAGGGCATACAGGGTCTCCCCCGGCTGCACGCTGTGGCGGTATGGATCCTGCACGAGCAGCACCTGTCCCACCTTCAGGTCGGGTGCGGTCAGGTGGTTGAGGGCCAGCAGGGTCTCCACCCGCAGACCGACGCGGCGGGCGATGGCGTAGGCAGTGTCGCCCGCCTGAACAGTGACCGTCTGTACGGTGACTGCCTGGGCAGGCAGAGGGGCAACCTGCGCCCGGGCCGAAGCCGCACAAGCAAGCAGGACCGTCGTCAGCAGGGAAACACGCCAGGATTGAAATGAGAATTGCAGCATCCGGACAGGGGCTCACAGGGGGCGAGATGAGAGGAACCGAAGCAATTGATGTAAAGCTGTTGGGCGCACCGTAACACGCCGCTCCGGTTCATGCCTAGTCCCGCCCGACACTGACCCCAGCGGGGGGATGCGGGTGAGCAAATTCACGCACAGCGGCCCACATGGTCATGGAAACCTTGAACATGGGCCGGGTCCCCTACATCCCCTGACCAGGGACAGACCAGAGCCGCTCAGGTGGCCGAGGCCGGCGCTGCCCGCCGGGCCCGCCGGTACAGTCCCAGGTAGATGGCAGCCACACTGGCCGCGTACATGGCGAGCGTCCAGCCGAACAGCACGTTGAAGGCCGTGCTGAACGGCAGCTGACCGCGCACCACGCCGGAGAGAATGCTGCTCGCGGCCCAGCCCAGGTCCCAGGCGATCACGTTCACGGCCGAGTACATGGGGCGGTCATTTTCCGGCAGGGCCGACATGGCGTAGGCCCCGTATACCGGGCCAGCCGCGTTCATCAGCGCTCCGCGGGTGAACAGCGCGATGGTCACCAGCCACAGCTGCGGCGCAAAGCCCAGCAGCGCCAGAAACGGCAGGCTGGAAGCCTGCACGAGCAGGACCGCCGGCAGCTGCCCCAGTCGCCGCACGAGCAGCGGCTGCAGCAGCGCCGTCGCCGCCGTCGCCAGACTGGCCCACGCGAACAGCAGGCCCAGGCTGGCGTAGCTCACCTGAAAACGGCCCTCGATATAGATGTTCAGGAAGGGAATGGTGGCCCCGGCCCCCAGCCCCACGAGCAGATTGGGAAACACCAGCCGTCCCATGGTGCCCCAGTCCTGCACGGCGAAGCTGCGGCCGGTCTGGGACGACTTGCCCGTGGGCTTCAGGGCCAGCACCGGAGCCAGCCCCAGCAGCTGCAGCGCCGTGGCAACCAGCAGCGCGGCCCGGAGCGCCCCCAGTCCCGCGGGCTCGGTGGCGGTGGCGGCGGCGTACAGTTCCGGAATCCGTCCGCCCAGCAGGTTGCCCAGAAAGCCCGCGCCGGTCATCAGGGCGCTCTGCACACTGAACAGGGTCACGCGGTTCTCGTCGGTGCTGTTGTTGGCCATGAAGGGCGAACCCGCCACAATCAGCAGCGCCGCTCCACTGCCCTGCACCAGCGCCCCCACGACTACGCCCGCCACGACCGGCAGACCGGCCCCGCCCGCCAGCGCCAGCGCCAGGGTGCCCAGCAGGCTCAGCGCCACCCCGATCTTGATGGTGTGCGCGTTGCTGATGCGCCGCGCCAGCGCCACGGCGGGCAGACTCAGGCACACCAGGGTCAGCGCGGGCAGGGCATTCATGAAGCCCTGCCACTCGGCTCCCAGGCCCAGCGCCCGCAGATAGAAGTTCAGGAACAGAACCAGAAACGCCTGGGCCAGCCCGAACGAGAAGACAGACGCCAGGTACAGCCAGACCTGCCGGGAAAAGCGCCAGTTCATGCCGGCCCTCCGGCTGCGGGTGGGTTAACGGCCTTGCTCCGCACCCTCCACCCCCACCTTCGGACAGAAAGACGCCAGCCCACACGCCCCACACTGCGGCTTGCGGGCGTGGCATACCCGCCGCCCGTGCAGGATCAGCGCGTGGTGCAGAAAGACCCAGCGCCCACGCGGAAACAGTTTTTGCAGGTCGGTTTCCACCTTGTCGGGGTTGGTCTGGGTGCTCAATCCCAGACGGCGGGCCAGACGGCCCACATGGGTATCCACCGCGATGGCCGGATACCCGTATGCGTTGCTCAGCACGACATTGGCCGTCTTGCGGCCCGCACCGGGCAAGGCCACCACGGCGGCGAAGTCGTCGGGGACCTCGCCGCCGTGCCGCTCGACAAGCAGGCGGGCGAGCGCCGCAAGGTTGCGGGCCTTGCCCCGGTACAGTCCGATGCGGCGGATCAGGGGCTCTATGTCCTCGGCGCTGGCCGCGCTCATGGCGTGGGCGTCGGGATAGCGGGCGAACAGGGCAGGAGTAGCGGCGTTCACGCTCACATCGGTGGCCTGGGCGCTCAGGACGGTGGCGACGAGCAGTTCAAACGGCGTGCGGAACTCCAGTTCGGTGCGGGCGTCCGGGTACAGGGTATCCAGCACCGTCAGGACCTGCGGAGCACGGCTCCGGGCCCCGGCAGGCAGACGCGCCGCAGGACGCCGGGCAGAGGAAGAGGAGGTCATCGGGTTCCCAGGCTAGCGCCCCTCCCTGGCAGGCTGTCCGCCCGGCCCAGACGCAACCCGTGCAGACGCGGCCCGGGCAGATGCAACCCGGGCGGCCTCCGCCGCGTAATCGGGGGCATGAGAGTCCTCTCGTTGATCTTTGGCATCCTCGCCGCCCTGGGACTGCTGCTGGGGCTGCTGCCGCTGTTCGGGTGGCTGAACTGGCTGGTGGTGTTGCCTCCCGCCGTGCTGGGGCTGGTGTTCGGCGCACTCAGCCGCGACCGGGGAGCCACCACCCTGAGCGCGGTCGTCGCCGTGCTCGCTGCGCTGCGCCTGCTGCTGGGGGGCGGCGTGCTGTAACGCGCCGCCGGGAGAGCCGCCTTGCACGTCCGCCGGGCCTCTGCTATTTTGGTTGGGCCCGCGTGACCGCGCGGCACCTTTGAATGGCAGATGGGTTCTTAGCTCAGTTGGTAGAGCATCGGTCTCCAAAACCGAGGGTCGTAGGTTCAAGTCCTACAGGGCCCGCCAGACAAAACCTCCCGCTTCGTGCGGGAGTTTTTTTTGGTGTGTGCGGCCACCTCACCCCCGATCATGCGGTGGCCGTGGGCCGTGTGGCGCTCCACCAGGACCGAAAGGTCCACGCCGGACAGTTTCCCGTTCCCCACCATCACCCGGCCCCCCACCATGTTGAGGGCCGCGCGCGGCGGGGTACACAGCAGGGCGCTGCGGAGTCGTGCGTGGCCCCGGAATACCCCACGATCAGGTTGGCGGCAAATCCCGGCGCCAGCGGGCAGATGTCGTCGCGGTTCAGCACCGCCGCGCCGCCGCGGATGGCCAGCCACAGGGCGTCGTAGGCGCTCAGGGCCACCCGCACCCCGGCGTTCGAATGCGGCGCAAGCAAGACAGTGCGGGTGGGATGCCGGGTGGGGTGCATGGAGCCTCCTGTGGACGAACGGTCATGCAACACAAAATGGCCCCGACCACAGCGGTCAGGACCAGAAATTGGGCTTCCCCCACGGGGAACAGGAACGCTTCCCAGTTTAGAGCACATTTGGTCTCCGCCCGATGACCGGCGTTGGGGGTAGACTGGAAGCGATGAGTGATACCTCCCCCCTCCGTCGCCTGCACCGCGTTCAGGAACTCGATCTCAATCTGGACCGCCTGCGCGACGAGGAAAAGAACCTGCCCGACGACCTGCGCGCCGCCCGCAACGAGCAGGAGCGTCTGAACAACGACCTGGAAGACACCGAGATCACCCTCGAGGGGGTGGACAAGCGGGTCCGTGCTCAGGAACAGGATCTGGCGGGCACCCGCGCCCAGATCGAGCGCGCCCAGGAGGAGCAGGAGAAGAGCGCCTTCGACGCCCGCGCCCAGAGCCAGTACGGCAGCCGCATCCAGCAGCTCGGCGAGCGCGCCGACGAGATGGAAGAGGACCTGCTGCCCCTGCGTGAACGCCAGCGCGAACTCAACGAGAAGGCCGCCGAGCTGCGCAGCCAGCACCGCGCCCTGCGCCCCACCCTGAACGCGCTCGAGGAACGTGACGAGGCCCGCGTGCAGGACCTGCGCGATCAGGGCGAGGCCGACCGCCAGGAACGCGCCGCGCTGGTGGGCGGCCTGGAGGCCCGCACTGTGCGCGAATACGACATGATCCGCAAGGCCAAGAAGGGTCTGGGGGTCGTGGAGATCCGGGGAGGACGCTGCACCGGCTGCAACGTGGTCCTGCCGGTCAACGTGCAGCAGAAAGCGGCGCTGGGCAAACTGCCCCCCGTGAAATGCCCCTCGTGTGGGCGCTTCCTGATCCGGCTGGACCTGGACTGAAGCCAGTGGGAGCGGAGCTCCCCGGTGGGGTCCCGGTCTCCTGGCCCGCACCCCGACTGGAGGCTTCTCCCCCACCCGCCCACAACATCAAAAGCCACCGCCCGGAGGACCGGGCGATGGCTTTTGATGTTGTGGGCGGGTGCCGGTGCTAGAACTCCATCTGCGTGAACACCCTGCGGATCTCTCCGCGGTCCAGGCCACAGCCCAGCAGCGTCAGCAGCAGGATGCGGGCCTTGTGGGCATTGAGGAAGCTGGCCGGAATGGCGCCGGCGTCCACCAGCGTCGCCCCGCCCCCCGCGTACCCGTAGACCGGCAGCACCGGCCCGGCGTGCGTACGCGTGGCAATGACCACCGGCTGCCGGGTGGCCGCGATCAGGGGCAGCAGTTCGGCCGGCAGATTGCCGGTACCCAGCGCCGCGATGACGATGCCGTCGGCCCCGGCCCGCGCCGCCGCGTAGCCCTCACCGCGCCAGCCGGCGTAGGCGTACAGGATGTCCACGCGCGCGTTCAGGTGGGGCGGGTGGTAACTCACGCGCGGCTCGGGGCCGGCGAAGTACTTGAGGTGGGCGGTATCGCCCTCACGGTCAATCCGCCCGATGGGGCCCGGGTAGCCGCCGAAGGCGTCCACCGCGGTGGTATGCACCTTGGTCACCGTGCGGGCGTCGAAGATGTCGCCGCCGAACACCACCAGGGGTCCGCGCCCGGCGCTGCGGGCGTGCAGAGCCACCCCGGCGGCGTCCAGCAGGTTGCCGGGACCGTCCCAGGACACCTCCTCGGCGTGGCGCATGCTGCCGGTCAGGACCACGGGGGCGGGGGTGTCCAGCAACAGGTGCAGCGCGAAGGCCGTTTCCTCCAGCGTATCCGTGCCGTGTGTGACCACCACGCCGTCATGCTCGGGGGCCACGCGCGCAATCAGGTCACCGAGCTGCAGCATGTGCGCCGGCGTGACCTGTGGACTGGGCAGGGTGAAGGGCTGGAAGTCGCGGACCTCCACCCCCGGCAAGCCCGGCACGCTGGGAGCCTGCTGGGGCGTCAGGCCGCGTCCGTCCGGGCTGGGCCGGCTGGCGATGGTGCCGCCGGTATGAATCACTGCGAGGCGTTGCATGACCGGCATTGTGGCGCCTGACCGGCAGCCCGCGTGCCCGGGTGCGCCGCGCCACGAACGGATATGAAAAACCCCGCCCGCCCGGACGGACCGCTGCACTACACTGCCGGTCAGGTGAAGTGGAATGATTGAAGACAACCGTCCGCTGGACGTGGTGATTCTCGCAGCGGGCCAGGGCACCCGTATGCGCTCGGCCCTGCCCAAGGTGCTGCATCCGGTGGGAGGCCGCCCGATGGTCGCGTGGGCGGTGAAGGCCGCCCGTGAGCTGGGCGCGCGCAACGTGGTCGTGGTGACCGGCCACGGGGCCGGGCAGGTGGAGGCGGCGCTGACCGGACCACAGGGCGCGCCGGACCCTGGCGCGGTCCATCAGCCCCAGCTGGTCTTCGCACGCCAGGACCGGCAGCAGGGGACCGGCCACGCCTTCGTGTGCGGCATCGATGCGCTGGGGGACCACGCGGACGCGGACGTGCTGGTGCTGTACGGCGACACCCCGTTGCTGCGCACCGAAACGCTGCGCGCGCTGCTCGAAGACCACCGCACGCGCGACAGCGCACTGACCATCCTGACCGGCGAGCTGCCCGACGCCACCGGCTATGGCCGCATCATCCGTGATCTGGAGGGCAACGTCGAGCGCATCGTGGAGCAAAAGGACCTCAAGCCCCACGAACAGATCGTGCGCGAGTTCAACAGCGGCGTGTACCTGATGGATTCGCGCGCCTCGGGGCTGGCACACCGCATCACCAACGACAACGCGGCGGGCGAGTACTACCTGACCGACCTGCTGGAGCTGTACCACGCCGAGGGCGAGCAGGCCCACGCTTTCAAGCTCAGCGACCCCGACGAGGTGCTGGGCGCCAACGACCGGCGCGGCCTGGCCGAGCTGGAAGCCATCCTGCGCCGCCGCATCAACATGGCCCACATGCAGGCCGGGGTGACCCTGCAAGACCCCCACAGCATCCGCATCGAGGACGGCGTGGCCTTGGGCCGCGACGTGATTCTGGAACCCGGCGTGATTCTGCGGGGGCGCACCCGCCTGGCAGACGGCGTGACGGTGGGGGCATACAGCGTGGTCACCGACAGCGTGCTGGAAGCGGGCGTGGTGGTCAAACCCCACAGCGTGCTGGAAGGCGCGCACGTTGGCGCGGGCAGCGACGTCGGGCCCTTCGCGCGCCTGCGCCCCGGCAGCGTGCTGGGGCCGGGCGTCCACATCGGCAACTTCGTGGAGACCAAGAACGCCCATCTGGACGCCGGGGTCAAGGCCGGGCACCTCGCCTACCTGGGAGACGTCGAGATCGGCGCGGAGACCAACGTCGGGGCAGGCACCATCATCGCCAACTTCGACGGCGTGAACAAGCACCGCAGCACGGTGGGCGCGGGCGTCTTCATCGGCAGCAACAGCACGCTGATCGCGCCGCGCACGGTGGGAGACGCCGCTTTCATCGCCGCCGGCAGCGCCGTCCACGACGACGTTCCCGAGGGAGCGATGGCGATTGCGCGCGGCAAACAGCGCAACATCGAGGGCTGGTCGCGCCGGTACTGGGGCGGTATGGCCGACAAGGTGCAAAGAAAGCTGCCCTGGATCGCGGGCTGGCTGGAACGGCGCGACTAACTCCGGGCCTGAAAAGCAGGGCCGGTGACCACCGTCACGGCCCTGCTCCTTTGTCCTTCAGGACTGTTGTGGCTCAGCGCGAGCGCAGCGTGGTCTGCACCGCACTCATGAACTCGGCGCGGGTGCGCGGATCGTCGCGGAAGGTGCCGCGCATGGCGCTGGTGGTGGTCGAGGAGTTCTGCTTCTGCACGCCGCGCATGGCCATGCACAGGTGGGTGCCTTCCATCAGCACGGCCACCCCCTTGGGAGCGAGCAGTTCCTCGATGGCGTCGGCCAGCTGGGTGGTGATGCGCTCCTGCACCTGCAGGCGCCGGGCGTACAGGTCCACGATGCGCGCGAACTTGCTCAGACCCAGGATCTTGCCGTCGGGAATGTAGGCGATGTGCGCCCGGCCGTAGAAGGGCAGCATGTGGTGCTCGCACATCGAATAGAACTCGATGTCCTTGACGATCACCATCTCGCTGCCCTCGGCCTCGAACACGGCGTCCCCGGCGGCGGCCTCCAGGGTCAGGCGGTAGCCGTCGGTCAGGAAATTCCAGGCCTTGGCCACGCGGTGCGGGGTCTTGAGCAACCCCTCGCGCTGCGGATCTTCACCGATGGCACTCAGCCACTGCTCGGTCAGGGCGCTCAGTCCGGGCAGCTCCAGCTGCTCTTGCATCAGTTGGTCGGCACCCAGGGTGGCGGGGGGATTCGCGGTGGTCATCGCAAGAGTATGTCCTTTTTGGAGGGGAGGGACCGTAATCCAGATTAAGGGGCGGGGGCGGGCGCGCTCGCCCGCCTCCCGCCCCCGCCCCGCGTGGGGCACCCGGACCGCTAGCTGCGGCTGTTGTAGCGCTCCAGCAACTCGGCCTTGAGGTCGTCAAAGCCCACGCCCTTGCGCTCCTGATGGCCGCTGGGGGTGCGCTCACGGACGCTGACCTGCCGCGCTTCCTGTTCCTT
This is a stretch of genomic DNA from Deinococcus aerophilus. It encodes these proteins:
- a CDS encoding zinc ribbon domain-containing protein; this translates as MSDTSPLRRLHRVQELDLNLDRLRDEEKNLPDDLRAARNEQERLNNDLEDTEITLEGVDKRVRAQEQDLAGTRAQIERAQEEQEKSAFDARAQSQYGSRIQQLGERADEMEEDLLPLRERQRELNEKAAELRSQHRALRPTLNALEERDEARVQDLRDQGEADRQERAALVGGLEARTVREYDMIRKAKKGLGVVEIRGGRCTGCNVVLPVNVQQKAALGKLPPVKCPSCGRFLIRLDLD
- the glmU gene encoding bifunctional UDP-N-acetylglucosamine diphosphorylase/glucosamine-1-phosphate N-acetyltransferase GlmU encodes the protein MIEDNRPLDVVILAAGQGTRMRSALPKVLHPVGGRPMVAWAVKAARELGARNVVVVTGHGAGQVEAALTGPQGAPDPGAVHQPQLVFARQDRQQGTGHAFVCGIDALGDHADADVLVLYGDTPLLRTETLRALLEDHRTRDSALTILTGELPDATGYGRIIRDLEGNVERIVEQKDLKPHEQIVREFNSGVYLMDSRASGLAHRITNDNAAGEYYLTDLLELYHAEGEQAHAFKLSDPDEVLGANDRRGLAELEAILRRRINMAHMQAGVTLQDPHSIRIEDGVALGRDVILEPGVILRGRTRLADGVTVGAYSVVTDSVLEAGVVVKPHSVLEGAHVGAGSDVGPFARLRPGSVLGPGVHIGNFVETKNAHLDAGVKAGHLAYLGDVEIGAETNVGAGTIIANFDGVNKHRSTVGAGVFIGSNSTLIAPRTVGDAAFIAAGSAVHDDVPEGAMAIARGKQRNIEGWSRRYWGGMADKVQRKLPWIAGWLERRD
- a CDS encoding C40 family peptidase, translating into MLQFSFQSWRVSLLTTVLLACAASARAQVAPLPAQAVTVQTVTVQAGDTAYAIARRVGLRVETLLALNHLTAPDLKVGQVLLVQDPYRHSVQPGETLYALSRRYGVSVDALLAENLLPVGAVLTVGQVLKLPVSAIRPAAPVVAPLATAPFQPAQAPAASSNSQPLQTSSGGLPPLVLPTALSAPLRSAAGEQPALPTAALGPSWAAPEPLPAPPEALPALSSDWRSAALAMLDTPYVYGGTTRAGLDCSGFVLQVFTPLGVRLPRVSADQARTGLPVEAGQLQPGDLLFFDTEGRGRVSHVGIYLGDDTFVSANSYRGKVSIDALMTDRYWAPRYLGARRVLGTPYAQQAP
- the nth gene encoding endonuclease III, which codes for MTSSSSARRPAARLPAGARSRAPQVLTVLDTLYPDARTELEFRTPFELLVATVLSAQATDVSVNAATPALFARYPDAHAMSAASAEDIEPLIRRIGLYRGKARNLAALARLLVERHGGEVPDDFAAVVALPGAGRKTANVVLSNAYGYPAIAVDTHVGRLARRLGLSTQTNPDKVETDLQKLFPRGRWVFLHHALILHGRRVCHARKPQCGACGLASFCPKVGVEGAEQGR
- a CDS encoding transcriptional regulator yields the protein MPKKERKRLQVVISDEQDALLTRTAYELSSPERLISKSEVVRLAIEKIARELGDGEPLDGFRALLENEDPEADS
- a CDS encoding MFS transporter: MNWRFSRQVWLYLASVFSFGLAQAFLVLFLNFYLRALGLGAEWQGFMNALPALTLVCLSLPAVALARRISNAHTIKIGVALSLLGTLALALAGGAGLPVVAGVVVGALVQGSGAALLIVAGSPFMANNSTDENRVTLFSVQSALMTGAGFLGNLLGGRIPELYAAATATEPAGLGALRAALLVATALQLLGLAPVLALKPTGKSSQTGRSFAVQDWGTMGRLVFPNLLVGLGAGATIPFLNIYIEGRFQVSYASLGLLFAWASLATAATALLQPLLVRRLGQLPAVLLVQASSLPFLALLGFAPQLWLVTIALFTRGALMNAAGPVYGAYAMSALPENDRPMYSAVNVIAWDLGWAASSILSGVVRGQLPFSTAFNVLFGWTLAMYAASVAAIYLGLYRRARRAAPASAT
- a CDS encoding asparaginase translates to MQRLAVIHTGGTIASRPSPDGRGLTPQQAPSVPGLPGVEVRDFQPFTLPSPQVTPAHMLQLGDLIARVAPEHDGVVVTHGTDTLEETAFALHLLLDTPAPVVLTGSMRHAEEVSWDGPGNLLDAAGVALHARSAGRGPLVVFGGDIFDARTVTKVHTTAVDAFGGYPGPIGRIDREGDTAHLKYFAGPEPRVSYHPPHLNARVDILYAYAGWRGEGYAAARAGADGIVIAALGTGNLPAELLPLIAATRQPVVIATRTHAGPVLPVYGYAGGGATLVDAGAIPASFLNAHKARILLLTLLGCGLDRGEIRRVFTQMEF
- the folE gene encoding GTP cyclohydrolase I FolE, with the protein product MTTANPPATLGADQLMQEQLELPGLSALTEQWLSAIGEDPQREGLLKTPHRVAKAWNFLTDGYRLTLEAAAGDAVFEAEGSEMVIVKDIEFYSMCEHHMLPFYGRAHIAYIPDGKILGLSKFARIVDLYARRLQVQERITTQLADAIEELLAPKGVAVLMEGTHLCMAMRGVQKQNSSTTTSAMRGTFRDDPRTRAEFMSAVQTTLRSR